The following coding sequences lie in one Variovorax terrae genomic window:
- a CDS encoding 7-cyano-7-deazaguanine synthase, whose translation MNMLALKELIVDVVEPNGRCRRGAEPCRINNNITFDIGALESFSSRRWQPLVYDLLLLAAAVEFCDRTLVRSSMNWGRRFKLHIPVHEPYRWKEASVGRALTEALNLLTGDDWHLEFRARKAPAPRPAQERMTFPADAEAVIAYSDGMDSQAVAALEGNRLGKRLVRVRVGSKQHDISRIERREMPFKAVPYDVKLNKKNGESSARSRGFKFSVVSAVAAYLIEAPAAIVPESGQGALAPVFLPVGHGYEDYRNHPAFTSHMERFFFALLNYRVKFQFPRLWATKGETLREFVESCDAGAKWQKTRSCWQNSRQVSVGRARRQCGVCAACILRRLSVHAAGLVESPDVYVWESLSAETWKEGAAKQFSQFTKALHEYSIAGVLHFEHLAALPGSSQYQLIKRLKTYELARSLGQDPQDVSQKLDRLLLQHAKEWSAFTKDLGPRSFVRQWIDESS comes from the coding sequence ATGAATATGCTTGCCCTAAAAGAACTCATTGTCGACGTTGTAGAGCCGAACGGGCGCTGCCGCCGAGGCGCGGAACCTTGCCGGATCAACAACAACATCACCTTTGACATAGGGGCTCTCGAGTCCTTTTCGTCGCGTAGATGGCAGCCATTGGTTTATGACTTGCTGCTTCTGGCCGCCGCGGTGGAATTCTGTGACCGTACTCTTGTGCGTAGCTCCATGAATTGGGGTCGTCGATTCAAATTGCACATTCCCGTTCATGAACCCTATCGATGGAAGGAGGCGTCCGTTGGCAGAGCGTTGACCGAGGCATTGAATCTTCTGACCGGTGATGACTGGCACCTCGAGTTTCGCGCGCGAAAAGCGCCAGCGCCCCGTCCTGCTCAAGAGCGAATGACGTTTCCTGCAGATGCAGAAGCTGTAATCGCGTACAGCGATGGTATGGACTCACAGGCAGTTGCGGCTTTAGAAGGCAACAGGTTAGGAAAACGCCTAGTCCGGGTTCGTGTCGGCAGCAAGCAGCACGACATCTCGAGGATTGAGCGAAGAGAGATGCCTTTCAAGGCAGTTCCTTATGACGTAAAGCTAAACAAGAAAAACGGTGAGTCCAGTGCGCGCAGTCGTGGCTTCAAGTTCAGCGTGGTGTCTGCCGTTGCGGCTTACCTGATTGAAGCTCCGGCCGCTATCGTTCCGGAAAGTGGGCAAGGTGCCTTGGCTCCTGTGTTTTTGCCCGTTGGTCATGGTTACGAGGACTATCGCAACCACCCGGCCTTCACTTCGCACATGGAGCGCTTCTTTTTTGCGCTCTTGAACTATCGTGTCAAGTTTCAGTTTCCGCGCCTGTGGGCGACCAAGGGAGAAACCCTGCGGGAGTTCGTCGAGAGCTGTGACGCTGGAGCTAAATGGCAGAAGACCAGGTCATGCTGGCAAAACTCACGACAGGTCTCCGTTGGACGGGCCAGAAGGCAGTGTGGGGTCTGCGCAGCGTGCATACTCCGTCGCCTGAGTGTGCATGCGGCAGGCCTTGTTGAGTCCCCGGACGTCTATGTGTGGGAATCGTTGAGTGCTGAAACGTGGAAGGAAGGTGCTGCTAAGCAGTTCTCTCAGTTCACGAAGGCCTTGCATGAATACTCGATTGCCGGAGTTCTCCACTTCGAGCACCTTGCAGCGCTTCCGGGCTCCTCTCAGTACCAGCTCATCAAGCGCTTGAAGACTTACGAGCTGGCTCGTTCCTTAGGGCAGGACCCTCAAGATGTTTCACAGAAGCTGGATAGGCTTCTGCTGCAACACGCCAAGGAGTGGTCGGCGTTCACGAAGGACCTCGGGCCGAGGTCCTTCGTGAGGCAATGGATAGATGAATCATCATGA
- a CDS encoding helix-turn-helix transcriptional regulator, producing the protein MEFIDFRLRWDGRLNRSDLMEFFGISVPQASLDIAKYTSLAPGNLVYDRSSRVYTASSGFQPLYSSSDAGRFLNELLENSAGLQAKESSFLAWAPPVATVPTPSRNFRTDVLLALLRAIREGAAISVQYQSLTRPQPTVRTIAPHALAHDGFRWHARAFCHTRKEFRDFVIARMLEVTGTEPGLADPAEDSEWHTIVPLILIPHPRLSESHKRAIELDFGMEDGRVEFRCRQAFLFYAMRHLRLELAESAKPEAQQIALRNRAEVEALMPGFVRQT; encoded by the coding sequence TTGGAATTCATAGACTTCCGCCTGCGCTGGGACGGTCGACTCAACCGCAGCGACCTCATGGAGTTCTTCGGCATCTCCGTCCCTCAAGCGTCACTGGACATCGCCAAGTACACCAGCCTGGCGCCAGGCAACCTCGTGTATGACCGCAGTTCTCGGGTCTACACCGCTTCCTCTGGGTTCCAGCCGCTCTATTCCTCCAGCGATGCAGGTCGTTTCCTGAACGAGCTGCTTGAAAACAGTGCAGGACTGCAGGCGAAAGAAAGCAGCTTTTTGGCTTGGGCCCCTCCGGTGGCAACGGTACCGACACCCAGTCGGAATTTTCGGACCGACGTTCTGCTCGCACTATTGCGCGCCATCAGAGAAGGAGCAGCCATCAGCGTGCAATACCAGTCCCTGACACGTCCGCAGCCCACCGTGCGCACGATTGCGCCACATGCCTTGGCCCATGACGGGTTTCGCTGGCACGCACGCGCGTTCTGTCATACGCGCAAGGAATTTCGCGACTTCGTCATCGCACGCATGCTGGAAGTCACTGGAACCGAGCCTGGTCTAGCCGACCCGGCGGAAGACTCGGAATGGCACACCATCGTCCCGTTGATTTTGATTCCTCACCCCCGACTGTCCGAATCCCACAAGCGCGCGATTGAGCTTGACTTCGGCATGGAAGATGGGCGGGTGGAGTTCCGTTGCCGGCAAGCATTTCTCTTCTATGCGATGCGCCACCTTCGGCTTGAACTGGCTGAATCCGCCAAGCCCGAAGCACAACAAATCGCGCTCAGGAACCGTGCGGAAGTCGAGGCCTTGATGCCAGGATTCGTCCGGCAGACATAG
- a CDS encoding DUF4194 domain-containing protein, giving the protein MNSLTDTMGESLVDDAGADSPVAEAATFQGDTGALPIDTRRVLVQLLLGPSVDARRQSKLWPVLLRDEAAIRSRMHDLFLEVVIDHEQKVAFTRQVVSEDLDVPILLRKASLTFLETALLLFLRQRLTQADAQGERAVVSREDMQEHLAVFEKENNPDHAKFGRQVINAIDKAKKLSLLQSIRGSGERYEVSPTLKLLFSAEEIQELTRTYATLAACPGGVGPSGEPDGDDDEQPADEEEAQ; this is encoded by the coding sequence TTGAATTCGTTGACTGACACGATGGGTGAGTCTCTTGTAGACGACGCGGGGGCGGACTCCCCTGTTGCCGAAGCTGCAACCTTCCAAGGAGATACGGGGGCGCTGCCCATCGACACCCGGCGGGTCCTGGTCCAGCTCCTTCTGGGGCCCTCGGTGGACGCCCGGCGTCAATCGAAGCTCTGGCCGGTTCTGTTGCGAGATGAGGCTGCCATCCGTTCGCGCATGCATGACCTCTTTCTTGAAGTCGTCATCGACCATGAGCAGAAGGTCGCCTTCACAAGGCAAGTTGTTTCTGAAGACCTGGATGTCCCCATCTTGCTGCGCAAGGCTTCGCTCACATTCCTGGAAACCGCATTGCTGCTTTTCCTGCGGCAGCGGCTGACGCAGGCCGATGCACAGGGCGAGCGGGCGGTTGTGTCGCGCGAAGACATGCAAGAACATCTGGCGGTGTTCGAAAAAGAGAACAACCCCGACCACGCCAAGTTCGGACGGCAGGTCATCAATGCGATCGACAAGGCGAAGAAGCTGAGCCTGCTGCAGTCCATCCGCGGGTCGGGGGAACGCTACGAGGTCTCACCAACACTCAAGCTCCTGTTCTCCGCCGAGGAAATTCAGGAGCTCACGCGCACGTATGCCACTTTGGCTGCCTGCCCCGGAGGAGTCGGTCCCAGTGGGGAGCCTGATGGCGATGACGACGAGCAGCCTGCAGATGAGGAGGAGGCCCAATGA
- the rng gene encoding ribonuclease G, giving the protein MQQDILINWSPQETRVAVVENGAVQELHVERALERGLVGNVYLGKVARVLPGMQSAFIDIGLERAAFLHVADVWHRQPDGEPPSMARNTQPQVPIEKQVFEGQSLMVQVIKDPIGTKGARLSTQISIAGRLLVFLPQDDHVGVSQKIPPAQRDELRRRLQTLVGGDGGGFILRTNGEDASDAELAEDIAYLRKTWARIKEASLRLPSTSLLHQDLNLLQRVLRDLVGDETQTIRLDSREQFDMLQAFGREFMPAAATKLQLYKGERPIFDLFSIDEEIAKALGRRVELKSGGYLIVDQTEALTTVDVNTGGFVGARNFDDTIFKTNLEAAGAIARQLRLRNLGGIVIVDFIDMMREDHREAVLAEFRKQLARDRVKTMSGGFSQLGLVEMTRKRTRESLAHMLCEPCEACQGKGIVKTARSVCYDILREILREARQFNPREFRVVASPRVVELFLDEESQHLAGLSDFIGKPISLQSESAMGQEQYDIVLM; this is encoded by the coding sequence ATGCAACAAGACATTCTGATCAACTGGTCGCCCCAGGAAACGCGCGTGGCCGTGGTGGAGAACGGCGCCGTGCAGGAATTGCACGTGGAACGCGCGCTCGAGCGCGGCCTCGTGGGCAACGTGTACCTGGGCAAGGTGGCGCGCGTGCTGCCTGGCATGCAGTCGGCCTTCATCGACATCGGGCTGGAGCGCGCCGCCTTCCTGCACGTGGCCGACGTCTGGCACCGCCAGCCCGATGGCGAGCCCCCCAGCATGGCGCGCAACACCCAGCCGCAGGTGCCCATCGAGAAGCAGGTGTTCGAGGGCCAGTCGCTGATGGTGCAGGTCATCAAGGACCCCATCGGCACCAAAGGGGCGCGGCTGTCCACCCAGATCAGCATTGCGGGCCGGCTGCTGGTGTTCCTGCCGCAGGACGACCATGTGGGCGTGTCCCAGAAGATTCCACCGGCCCAGCGCGACGAGTTGCGCCGGCGGCTGCAGACCCTGGTGGGCGGGGACGGCGGCGGCTTCATCCTGCGCACCAATGGCGAAGACGCCTCCGATGCCGAGCTGGCGGAAGACATCGCCTACCTGCGCAAGACCTGGGCGCGCATCAAGGAGGCCTCGCTGCGCCTGCCTTCCACCTCGCTGCTGCACCAGGACCTGAACCTGCTGCAGCGCGTGCTGCGCGACTTGGTGGGCGATGAAACCCAGACCATCCGGCTCGATTCGCGCGAGCAGTTCGACATGCTGCAGGCCTTCGGCCGCGAGTTCATGCCGGCCGCCGCCACCAAGCTGCAGCTCTACAAGGGCGAGCGGCCGATCTTCGACCTGTTTTCGATCGACGAAGAGATCGCCAAGGCGCTGGGCCGCCGGGTCGAACTCAAGTCTGGCGGCTACCTGATCGTGGACCAGACCGAGGCGCTGACCACAGTGGACGTGAACACCGGCGGCTTCGTCGGCGCGCGCAACTTCGACGACACCATCTTCAAGACCAACCTGGAAGCCGCCGGCGCCATCGCGCGCCAGCTGCGGCTGCGCAACCTGGGCGGCATCGTCATCGTGGATTTCATCGACATGATGCGCGAGGACCACCGCGAAGCCGTGCTGGCTGAGTTCCGCAAACAGCTCGCGCGCGACCGCGTCAAGACCATGTCGGGCGGCTTCTCGCAGCTCGGCCTGGTGGAAATGACACGCAAGCGCACCCGCGAGTCGCTGGCCCACATGCTGTGCGAGCCCTGCGAAGCCTGCCAGGGCAAGGGCATCGTCAAGACCGCGCGCAGCGTCTGCTACGACATCCTGCGCGAGATCCTGCGCGAGGCGCGCCAGTTCAACCCGCGCGAATTCCGCGTGGTGGCCTCGCCGCGCGTGGTCGAGCTGTTTTTGGACGAGGAAAGCCAGCACCTGGCGGGCCTGTCGGACTTCATCGGCAAGCCGATCTCGCTGCAGAGCGAGAGCGCGATGGGGCAGGAGCAGTACGACATCGTTTTAATGTGA
- a CDS encoding XRE family transcriptional regulator, with product MTKDNYELSQLELGERLRSARETANLTQDVAAKAVGIARTTLVAIEKGQRAAKLKELQDLCRSYGVSVNSMLRRESVHVDLVPRFRTFAETGDAGIDQAAKMLSDLVKAEVELENILGIQKTYNYPAEKNILPGDVRQQAEQDALSLRNWLGLGEGPIHDLYAILELQLGIRVYTRKLDAKVSGLFAYDDAVGACMLINASHRKDRRAQTGSHELGHFIATRRKPEIYQDDVYENSREERYANSFARAFLTPARAVMEKFREVTIGSTHLTRRHIILLANFFGVSRQAMVMRLEDLGLTKKGTWDWFVDNGGITDDQVRQVLGSDADETPAVQSPQSSRLYLLAIEAWKKELISEGQMSDLLKLNREMVRELLDEAQEDEVDDLFKLPS from the coding sequence ATGACCAAAGACAACTATGAACTGAGCCAACTTGAGCTCGGCGAACGACTTAGGAGCGCGCGTGAAACCGCAAACCTTACCCAGGACGTCGCAGCAAAGGCTGTTGGCATTGCTCGAACGACGCTGGTAGCCATCGAGAAGGGCCAACGCGCAGCCAAGCTCAAGGAACTACAAGACCTATGCAGGTCATACGGCGTGTCAGTCAATTCCATGTTGCGTCGCGAGTCCGTTCATGTGGACCTTGTCCCTCGCTTTCGCACGTTCGCAGAAACCGGCGATGCAGGAATCGACCAAGCCGCAAAAATGCTCAGTGACTTGGTCAAAGCCGAGGTCGAACTCGAGAACATTCTGGGTATTCAGAAGACCTACAACTACCCCGCTGAAAAGAACATACTTCCTGGAGATGTGCGCCAACAAGCGGAGCAAGACGCACTGAGCTTGCGTAACTGGTTGGGGTTGGGGGAAGGGCCGATTCACGACCTTTATGCAATCCTTGAATTACAACTCGGCATCCGGGTTTACACGCGAAAACTCGACGCCAAGGTTTCCGGACTATTTGCTTATGATGATGCAGTTGGGGCTTGCATGCTCATCAATGCTAGTCATCGAAAAGACCGGCGGGCCCAAACGGGAAGCCATGAGCTGGGTCATTTCATTGCAACTCGCCGTAAGCCTGAAATTTACCAGGATGATGTGTATGAAAACTCTCGTGAGGAGCGGTATGCAAATTCATTTGCACGAGCGTTCCTGACGCCAGCGAGGGCGGTCATGGAGAAGTTCAGGGAGGTGACCATTGGGTCCACGCACCTCACGCGCCGGCATATCATCTTGCTAGCCAATTTCTTCGGCGTATCGCGCCAGGCCATGGTGATGAGACTTGAAGACCTAGGACTAACGAAGAAGGGAACGTGGGATTGGTTCGTTGATAACGGCGGTATCACCGATGATCAAGTTCGTCAGGTGCTTGGAAGTGACGCAGACGAAACTCCTGCTGTCCAATCACCTCAATCATCAAGACTTTATCTTTTGGCAATTGAGGCTTGGAAAAAGGAGCTAATTAGTGAGGGACAGATGTCGGACTTGCTCAAGCTGAACCGTGAGATGGTCCGAGAACTGCTTGATGAGGCGCAAGAGGATGAGGTAGATGACCTTTTCAAGCTGCCTAGTTGA
- a CDS encoding DUF3375 domain-containing protein → MKALRGAAALRNLREQPLWRLLAANKGPVVIALLQSLFVESEQTLPSSVLHERLTRDIEALRAVGEELPQTPQAYVAEWLSQGWLTRRFPAGASEEEYELSVDALTALRFVTGLLKPRTTATESRLSVVIHQLSRLAEETNTNPQSRLAALHAERDRIDRAIAEVERGGVKALAPDRAVERAREVIALAQELAADFRSVRDEFERLNRGLRQSLMENEGSRGDVLEQLFAGVDLIGESDAGRTFHAFWRLLTDSEQAATLRESLDEVTGRPFARQLESQERKFLLGLTGALLNEGRGVHDVLQHFARSLKSFVQSREFLEHRRLHGLLKAATQAALGAKDEVRPNEQVGFELMQSSSRIRSVSQWALYDPAERVTDSSMQAAEPSELDLETVSELVRQSEIDFRTLKAHVRAILERQSQVSIAQVLAEYPAEQGLGSVVGYVALGSKHGEVTDGTELVVWEGDDEVQRRAKVPTIYFMRERYLEFVD, encoded by the coding sequence ATGAAAGCCCTTCGCGGTGCGGCCGCCCTCCGCAATCTTCGCGAGCAACCCCTATGGCGCCTGCTGGCCGCCAACAAGGGGCCTGTTGTGATTGCCCTGCTGCAGTCCTTGTTTGTGGAGTCCGAGCAAACGCTTCCAAGTTCAGTGCTTCATGAGCGCTTGACCCGGGATATCGAGGCGCTACGCGCTGTAGGGGAGGAGCTTCCGCAAACGCCGCAGGCGTATGTCGCAGAGTGGCTCAGCCAGGGGTGGTTGACGCGTCGATTTCCTGCCGGCGCGTCCGAGGAGGAGTACGAGCTGTCCGTGGACGCGCTGACGGCACTGCGCTTTGTGACAGGGCTTTTGAAGCCTCGTACCACCGCGACAGAGAGTCGGCTATCCGTTGTGATTCACCAGCTGTCACGACTGGCGGAGGAGACCAACACCAATCCGCAATCGCGTCTGGCTGCTCTGCACGCCGAGCGCGACCGCATTGACCGGGCGATTGCTGAGGTCGAACGTGGTGGGGTCAAAGCGCTTGCCCCAGACCGTGCTGTGGAGCGGGCGCGCGAAGTCATCGCCTTGGCGCAGGAACTCGCAGCCGACTTTCGAAGCGTTCGTGATGAATTCGAGAGGTTGAACCGAGGTCTTCGTCAGAGCTTGATGGAGAACGAAGGGAGCCGCGGCGATGTGCTTGAGCAGCTCTTTGCCGGGGTTGACCTCATCGGTGAAAGCGATGCCGGCCGAACTTTCCATGCTTTCTGGCGGTTGCTGACAGATAGCGAGCAGGCCGCGACGCTGCGCGAGTCGTTGGATGAGGTGACTGGTCGTCCCTTCGCACGACAGCTGGAGTCGCAGGAGCGCAAATTTTTGTTGGGGCTGACGGGGGCCTTGTTGAATGAAGGACGAGGGGTGCACGATGTGCTGCAGCATTTCGCGCGTAGCCTCAAGAGCTTTGTCCAGAGCCGGGAATTCCTCGAGCACCGCCGGCTGCATGGCCTCCTCAAGGCGGCGACGCAGGCTGCGCTGGGCGCCAAGGACGAGGTCCGGCCAAACGAGCAAGTGGGCTTCGAGCTCATGCAGTCCAGCAGCCGCATCAGGTCGGTGTCTCAATGGGCGCTGTATGACCCGGCTGAGCGTGTGACTGACTCATCAATGCAGGCCGCGGAGCCATCCGAGTTGGACCTCGAAACGGTGAGCGAGCTGGTTCGGCAATCGGAAATCGACTTTCGAACGCTCAAGGCCCACGTGCGAGCCATCTTGGAGCGGCAATCTCAGGTTTCCATTGCGCAGGTGCTTGCTGAGTACCCCGCGGAGCAGGGTTTGGGAAGTGTTGTCGGCTATGTCGCCCTGGGCTCCAAGCATGGGGAAGTGACTGACGGGACAGAGCTTGTGGTCTGGGAAGGGGACGACGAGGTGCAGCGCCGCGCCAAGGTTCCCACCATCTATTTCATGAGGGAGCGCTATCTTGAATTCGTTGACTGA
- a CDS encoding tyrosine-type recombinase/integrase, with the protein MAIKNGLLSDLQLRHWTKEAQPLAKSDGGGLTFTVSANGYATWILRYRHGGRRYELTLGRYPDIGLSEARTTAAIKRADVLKGANPAAEKVKAKATAVKDMTVRTLIQDYKQKKLVTLAKSTQVCYTRHLKRVEHRLGSLGVREVEPGDVVSLIEDAALTWGESNLLLVTTKCLFTHACGKRLINVNPCVGIMLSALLGPRPPIRKRLMLTRGELHLLLNAEMRRPNALAIRVLLGTGVRGGELYMAKWQDVHLDDARWHIPASKTGAAMDIPLAPIVVRWFKELRAYAYRSAYVLPARIRSRAQRNGGDMHVGEDTIHESIDYWINQYHPPTRRFTPHDLRSTMKSHMRTLGVPRDTSEMCLNHKLTGVEGIYDQHNYFAERRQALLTWATFLEACEAGAKSAPSVEPEVVS; encoded by the coding sequence ATGGCGATCAAGAACGGTTTGCTCTCAGACCTGCAACTGAGGCATTGGACGAAGGAGGCGCAGCCTCTGGCAAAGAGCGATGGCGGCGGCCTGACTTTTACCGTCTCGGCCAATGGATACGCGACTTGGATCCTTCGATACCGCCACGGTGGGCGCCGCTACGAACTGACGCTGGGACGCTATCCTGACATCGGCCTGTCGGAGGCGCGGACGACTGCCGCGATCAAGCGAGCCGATGTGCTCAAGGGGGCCAACCCCGCGGCGGAAAAGGTCAAGGCAAAGGCCACGGCCGTCAAGGACATGACCGTCCGTACCTTGATCCAAGACTACAAGCAGAAGAAGCTCGTGACGCTCGCCAAGAGCACGCAGGTCTGCTACACGCGGCATCTCAAGCGGGTCGAGCACAGGCTGGGTTCGCTCGGAGTGCGCGAGGTCGAGCCGGGGGACGTCGTTTCCTTGATTGAAGACGCTGCGCTGACATGGGGAGAGTCAAACCTGCTGCTCGTCACGACCAAGTGCCTGTTTACGCATGCTTGTGGCAAGCGGCTGATCAACGTGAACCCCTGCGTCGGGATCATGCTTTCGGCCCTGTTGGGACCGAGGCCGCCGATCCGCAAGCGTTTGATGCTCACCCGTGGGGAACTGCATCTGTTGTTGAACGCCGAGATGCGCCGTCCCAACGCGCTGGCCATTCGGGTCCTGTTGGGCACCGGCGTGCGAGGGGGCGAACTGTACATGGCCAAGTGGCAGGACGTGCACCTTGACGACGCCCGTTGGCACATTCCGGCGAGCAAGACCGGCGCCGCCATGGACATCCCACTGGCACCGATCGTCGTTCGGTGGTTCAAAGAGCTGCGTGCCTATGCTTATCGATCCGCCTATGTCTTGCCCGCGAGGATACGCAGCCGTGCTCAGCGAAACGGGGGAGACATGCACGTCGGCGAGGACACCATCCACGAATCGATCGACTACTGGATCAACCAGTACCACCCGCCAACTCGCCGCTTCACGCCCCACGACCTGCGCAGCACGATGAAGTCCCACATGCGCACGCTGGGTGTGCCAAGGGATACTTCCGAGATGTGCTTGAACCACAAGCTGACGGGCGTTGAAGGCATCTACGACCAGCACAACTACTTTGCGGAACGTCGGCAGGCGTTGCTGACCTGGGCGACCTTCCTGGAGGCGTGTGAAGCTGGAGCCAAGAGCGCCCCGAGCGTGGAGCCTGAGGTGGTTTCATAG
- a CDS encoding HipA domain-containing protein gives MSSAFPAQGLDLALDVFFGTDLVGRLAFDPELDQFSFVYSAPWRQRAHRFQLSPHIPLDGEVSAVAVRRFIDNLLPEGRALDVVSSFTHVQKSNLFGLIRVLGRETAGALSLLPAGQQPRAQEAQRRPVALAELQQRIDDRNRIPFAIWDDKVRMSVAGYQDKLLVLREGEALFLADGSLSSTHILKPEPLNDKLPCMVANEHFCMQLINRLGQRRLKENWAAEVEILRVPAPVLCVERFDRVRDGGDVRRVHVIDGCHALNLPVSHKYERPLGNAEDVRHIRDGASFDALATLRPHLSNAAIGIRQMALWAITTLLLGNSDAHGKNISFFGRGDALAVAPFYDLVSVAVYDARHIDQELAMAFGDEFVLPAVKSFALADFCERLGFPRRTFARELKQLCEWAREEARAQAQDPVYVEAERPFVRALADYVVARADFLLGQVMEIPRFSDDLF, from the coding sequence ATGAGCAGTGCGTTCCCTGCCCAGGGCCTGGATCTCGCACTGGACGTGTTCTTCGGCACCGACTTGGTCGGGCGGCTCGCGTTCGATCCAGAACTGGATCAATTCAGCTTCGTGTACAGCGCACCTTGGCGCCAGCGTGCACACCGATTCCAACTGTCGCCACATATTCCTCTCGACGGCGAAGTATCTGCGGTGGCCGTGCGGCGCTTCATCGACAACCTGTTGCCCGAAGGGCGGGCGCTGGACGTGGTCTCCAGTTTCACCCACGTTCAGAAAAGCAACCTCTTCGGCCTGATCCGGGTGCTGGGCCGCGAGACGGCGGGCGCCCTGAGTTTGTTGCCCGCAGGGCAGCAGCCCCGGGCGCAAGAGGCGCAGCGGCGGCCCGTGGCGCTTGCCGAGTTGCAGCAGCGCATCGATGACCGCAACAGGATTCCGTTCGCGATATGGGACGACAAGGTACGCATGTCGGTAGCGGGATACCAGGACAAGCTGCTGGTGCTGCGCGAAGGAGAAGCCTTGTTCCTAGCGGATGGCTCGCTCTCTTCGACGCACATCCTCAAGCCCGAGCCGTTGAACGACAAGCTGCCCTGCATGGTGGCCAACGAGCATTTCTGCATGCAGCTCATCAACCGGCTCGGCCAGCGGCGCTTGAAGGAAAACTGGGCGGCCGAGGTGGAGATCCTGCGCGTGCCCGCGCCGGTCCTGTGCGTCGAGCGCTTCGACCGGGTGCGTGACGGCGGGGATGTGCGGAGAGTGCACGTCATCGACGGCTGCCATGCGCTGAACCTCCCCGTATCGCACAAGTACGAGCGTCCACTGGGCAACGCAGAGGACGTTCGGCACATCCGCGACGGGGCCAGCTTCGATGCCTTGGCCACGCTGCGACCGCATCTGTCGAATGCAGCCATCGGCATCCGGCAGATGGCTCTGTGGGCAATCACCACGCTGCTGCTGGGCAACAGCGATGCGCATGGCAAGAACATCTCCTTCTTCGGACGGGGCGATGCCTTGGCAGTGGCACCGTTCTACGACCTGGTCAGCGTGGCCGTGTACGACGCCCGCCACATCGATCAGGAACTGGCGATGGCGTTCGGCGATGAGTTCGTGCTGCCGGCCGTGAAGTCGTTCGCGCTGGCTGACTTCTGCGAGCGACTGGGATTCCCCCGGCGAACGTTTGCGCGCGAACTGAAGCAGCTCTGCGAGTGGGCGCGGGAGGAGGCGAGGGCGCAGGCCCAAGATCCCGTGTACGTGGAGGCGGAGCGGCCCTTTGTTCGCGCTCTGGCGGACTACGTTGTGGCCAGGGCGGATTTTCTGTTGGGACAGGTGATGGAGATCCCTCGGTTCAGCGACGATCTCTTCTGA
- a CDS encoding helix-turn-helix domain-containing protein: protein MARRLPSTHHASDPRVESLEGLGAAVRNARAQARMRIDDAAAFCGVSADVLSRLENGKSITTDRLFKVLDGLGLEVLVVSREQALKLKDLAQQQESE, encoded by the coding sequence ATGGCACGGCGTCTTCCCTCTACACATCACGCCAGCGATCCCCGGGTTGAAAGCCTTGAAGGGCTGGGTGCGGCCGTACGCAACGCGCGGGCGCAGGCCCGCATGCGCATCGACGATGCAGCCGCGTTCTGCGGCGTCTCGGCCGATGTGCTGTCGCGCTTGGAAAACGGGAAGTCGATCACCACCGATCGCCTGTTCAAGGTCCTGGACGGACTTGGGCTGGAGGTGTTGGTCGTTTCCAGGGAACAGGCCCTGAAGCTCAAGGACTTGGCGCAGCAGCAGGAGTCCGAATGA
- a CDS encoding helix-turn-helix transcriptional regulator encodes MPQVLALVPVSKSTLWRHVASGAFPAPVKLFFGVTAWRVDDVRHWIEAQGGASSASQSGGSYKRVRATPRTQAASDTRNADELQRNHARRPARARVAHSAQPPGVSARPARQRPS; translated from the coding sequence ATGCCGCAAGTCCTGGCCTTGGTTCCCGTCTCGAAGTCGACACTGTGGCGTCATGTCGCGTCCGGGGCCTTCCCTGCGCCGGTCAAACTGTTTTTTGGCGTGACCGCTTGGCGGGTCGATGATGTTCGCCACTGGATTGAGGCCCAGGGTGGTGCGAGCTCGGCGTCGCAGAGCGGCGGGTCGTACAAGCGTGTGCGTGCGACGCCGCGCACACAGGCTGCCAGTGATACGAGAAATGCTGATGAGCTCCAGCGCAATCACGCGCGTAGACCTGCACGTGCGCGTGTGGCCCACTCTGCGCAGCCGCCTGGCGTCTCTGCCCGGCCTGCCAGGCAACGGCCTTCGTAA